The region GGACTAATGTTGTGCTTACCAGGGGCCCATGGAACACCTTTCCCCTCCATCCGTGGAGATCTTAGCTGCATGTGGACGGGGCGGGGGTGGGTGGAGAGACACCCCTGGATACCCGTTTTAAACCTGCATGGGGATTTGCCCTTATCCTTAAAAGGTGAGAGTTTTGCACACGCGAATCAACTGGACACCTATATTTCTTTGCGAACCAAGTAACTTTATTGGGCACAAGGgcaaaacaggaaagaaaagcttAAGTGAATGTCTGGAAAGGGCAACATGCACGCCTGGCCTGGTTACCCGGGGTAGGCACCCCGTGGCCGTGGGGACAGTCTCAGCTCAGTCCTTGTCACCGTCGCCACCCAGGGTGAGCTTGTCAAAGAGGTACTCTGCCATGCCGGCCTCCGGGGCCCCCATCTTGCGCAGGATGGTGAGGTGGCCCCCCAGCTCCTTGAGGGCCTTGACCTGCTCGTGCAGATAGTGGCTCTCCAGGAAGTCGCAGAGGTGCGCATCGGCCTTGTTGGTGGCCAGGTGGTGCAGATCCAGGAGGCTCTGGTTGACGCACTTCTCCAGGTGGAAGGCGGACTCCATGGCCCTGAGGCCGCTCTCCCAGTCGTCGCGGTCGGGCTTCTTGAT is a window of Cynocephalus volans isolate mCynVol1 chromosome X, mCynVol1.pri, whole genome shotgun sequence DNA encoding:
- the LOC134367473 gene encoding ferritin heavy chain-like yields the protein MAAVLSQVRQNYHPVCEAAVDSQINLELYASYVYLSMAFYFDRDDVALMHFARYFQRRSHEKREQAEQLMSLQNRRGGRICLRDIKKPDRDDWESGLRAMESAFHLEKCVNQSLLDLHHLATNKADAHLCDFLESHYLHEQVKALKELGGHLTILRKMGAPEAGMAEYLFDKLTLGGDGDKD